In one window of Undibacter mobilis DNA:
- a CDS encoding phage portal protein gives MLDTLKRLLRPAEQKASRAGRLIALESGGRARWTPRDYAALTREGYTRNAIVHRAVRLTAEAVGSVSFVLYEGASELTEHPLLDLTAQPNPRQDGASFLEAIATHLMLSGNAYVEAVSVGGAGAPRELYALRPDRVKVVPGPDGWPAAFDYTVSGNTVRFAQEGAVPPILHLTLFNPLDDYYGLSPLEAAATAVDTHNAATLWNKALLDNAARPSGALLYAGADGSILNETQFERLKKELDGQYQGAANAGRPLLLEGGLDWKPMSLTPKDMDFLEAKHAAAREIALAFGVPPMLLAIPGDNTYSNYQEANRVFWRQSVLPLANRIAAALSLWLAPGFGQAALTLAVDADRIEALSADRAALWERVSKAPFLTVNEKRAAAGYGAVAGGDVV, from the coding sequence ATGCTCGACACCTTGAAGAGACTGCTCCGCCCCGCGGAGCAAAAGGCCTCGCGCGCGGGACGGCTGATTGCGCTGGAATCCGGCGGCCGCGCCCGCTGGACGCCGCGCGACTATGCGGCGCTGACGCGCGAAGGTTATACGCGCAACGCCATCGTGCATCGCGCGGTGCGGCTGACCGCGGAGGCGGTCGGTTCGGTGTCCTTCGTGCTGTACGAGGGCGCCAGCGAACTGACCGAGCATCCCTTGCTCGATCTGACGGCGCAGCCAAACCCGCGCCAGGACGGCGCCAGCTTTCTCGAAGCGATCGCCACGCACCTGATGCTGTCCGGCAATGCCTATGTCGAGGCGGTGAGCGTCGGCGGCGCGGGCGCGCCGCGCGAACTTTACGCGCTGCGGCCCGACCGGGTGAAGGTGGTGCCCGGGCCGGACGGCTGGCCGGCAGCGTTCGACTACACGGTCTCCGGCAACACCGTGCGCTTTGCGCAAGAGGGCGCGGTACCGCCGATCCTGCATCTCACCTTGTTCAATCCGCTCGACGACTATTACGGCCTGAGCCCGCTCGAGGCGGCGGCCACCGCGGTCGACACGCACAACGCCGCGACGCTCTGGAACAAGGCGCTGCTCGACAATGCGGCGCGGCCGTCCGGTGCGCTGCTCTATGCGGGGGCGGACGGCTCCATCCTCAACGAGACCCAGTTCGAGCGGCTGAAAAAGGAACTGGATGGCCAGTACCAGGGCGCCGCCAATGCCGGGCGGCCGTTGCTGCTCGAAGGCGGACTCGACTGGAAGCCGATGTCGCTGACGCCCAAGGACATGGACTTCCTCGAGGCCAAGCATGCCGCGGCGCGCGAGATCGCGCTGGCCTTCGGCGTGCCGCCGATGCTGCTCGCCATTCCCGGCGACAACACCTATTCGAATTATCAGGAAGCCAATCGCGTGTTCTGGCGCCAGAGCGTGCTGCCGCTGGCGAACCGCATTGCCGCCGCGCTGTCGCTGTGGCTGGCGCCCGGTTTCGGCCAGGCCGCGCTGACGCTGGCGGTGGATGCCGACCGTATCGAGGCGCTCAGCGCCGACCGCGCCGCGCTGTGGGAGCGCGTGAGCAAGGCGCCGTTCCTCACCGTCAATGAAAAGCGCGCAGCCGCCGGCTATGGCGCGGTCGCGGGCGGGGATGTGGTTTGA
- a CDS encoding terminase large subunit domain-containing protein, translating into MSSDERLLSVLRLLSKLEPDDRAAVLAALPPDVIDIFHSDFDLFAHAHQRPPDFAADGRPWRTWLILGGRGAGKTRAGAEWVRHVACSDAKARIALVGETEHDVRSVMIEGASGLMAVHPRSEKLQWYPTRRRIEWPNGAIAEVFSSENHEGLRGPQFTAAWCDELAKWRQAEATFDMLQFGLRLGERPRQVITTTPRPIVLLKKLMADPTTALTRAGTVANALNLSASFVEQVFARYKGTRLGRQELDGEIVEERADALWTRAGLESCRVAAPPELTRIVVAIDPPASSKRGADACGIVAAGRAGDGTLYVLEDGSIAGASPQGWASRAITLWRKYEADALIAEINQGGEMVSAVLRSIDSGVPVTTTRATRGKYHRAEPVSQLYEQGRVKHAGNFPALEDEMCDFGLDGLSSGHSPDRLDALVWAVAALTFAARPEPRIRQL; encoded by the coding sequence ATGAGTTCAGACGAACGCTTGCTGTCCGTATTGAGGCTCTTATCGAAGCTCGAACCGGACGACCGGGCGGCGGTGCTGGCGGCTCTGCCGCCGGATGTGATTGATATCTTCCATTCCGACTTCGACCTCTTCGCGCACGCGCATCAACGGCCGCCGGATTTCGCGGCGGATGGAAGGCCGTGGCGCACCTGGCTCATCCTCGGCGGCCGTGGTGCCGGCAAGACGCGCGCCGGCGCCGAATGGGTGCGTCATGTCGCCTGCAGCGATGCAAAGGCGCGCATCGCGCTGGTCGGCGAGACCGAGCACGACGTCCGTTCCGTCATGATCGAGGGGGCCTCCGGCCTGATGGCCGTGCATCCGCGATCGGAGAAGCTGCAGTGGTACCCGACACGCCGCCGGATCGAGTGGCCGAACGGTGCGATCGCCGAAGTCTTCTCGTCCGAAAATCATGAAGGCCTGCGCGGCCCGCAATTCACGGCCGCGTGGTGCGACGAACTCGCCAAGTGGCGTCAAGCCGAAGCAACCTTCGACATGCTGCAGTTCGGACTGCGCCTTGGCGAGCGGCCGCGGCAGGTGATCACCACCACGCCGCGGCCGATCGTACTTCTCAAGAAGCTGATGGCCGATCCAACAACGGCGCTGACCCGCGCCGGCACGGTGGCCAATGCGCTCAACCTGTCGGCGTCCTTCGTCGAGCAGGTGTTCGCGCGCTACAAGGGCACGCGGCTCGGCCGCCAGGAGCTCGACGGCGAGATCGTCGAGGAGCGCGCCGATGCGTTATGGACGCGAGCCGGGCTGGAGAGCTGCCGCGTGGCGGCTCCGCCGGAGCTGACGCGCATTGTGGTGGCGATCGATCCCCCGGCGTCGTCGAAGCGCGGCGCGGATGCCTGCGGCATCGTCGCCGCCGGTCGCGCGGGCGATGGCACCCTTTATGTGCTCGAGGACGGCAGCATCGCCGGCGCGAGTCCGCAAGGCTGGGCGAGCCGCGCGATTACGCTGTGGCGCAAGTATGAGGCCGACGCGCTGATCGCCGAGATCAACCAGGGCGGCGAGATGGTGAGCGCCGTGCTGCGCTCGATCGACAGCGGCGTGCCGGTGACGACGACGCGGGCGACGCGCGGCAAATATCACCGTGCCGAGCCGGTGTCGCAGTTGTACGAGCAGGGCAGGGTGAAACACGCCGGCAACTTCCCGGCGCTCGAAGACGAGATGTGCGACTTCGGCCTCGATGGCCTGTCGTCGGGCCATTCGCCGGACCGGCTCGATGCACTGGTCTGGGCGGTGGCGGCCTTGACCTTCGCGGCAAGGCCCGAGCCGCGGATCAGACAGCTGTAA
- a CDS encoding PilZ domain-containing protein, producing the protein MPLFVLNWFLPLKPNLRGRPYNHHTPNGEMRPNLLKDRRKNPRHAINRVAQYYTGAGALPRSCVITDISDSGARLYSDTMMPDMFVLSVLVDNSEMRRDCQVVWRLGGELGVRFAGRSR; encoded by the coding sequence TTGCCCCTCTTTGTTTTAAATTGGTTTCTTCCGCTTAAGCCCAATTTGAGGGGCCGGCCGTACAACCATCACACCCCGAACGGCGAAATGCGGCCAAATTTGCTGAAAGATCGACGGAAAAATCCGCGGCACGCGATCAACCGCGTTGCGCAATATTATACTGGCGCCGGCGCCCTGCCGCGCAGTTGCGTGATCACCGACATTTCGGACAGTGGCGCGCGGCTCTATTCCGACACTATGATGCCCGACATGTTCGTGCTGTCGGTGCTTGTCGATAACAGCGAGATGCGGCGCGATTGTCAGGTGGTGTGGCGTCTCGGCGGCGAGCTGGGCGTCAGATTCGCCGGCCGCTCACGCTGA
- a CDS encoding DUF6894 family protein, with amino-acid sequence MPRYYFNFSDGRRWFTDDVGQDFGGLAAARSHAVRQVRELKAAMCDPGIQDLTGWTMQVVDGDGRTVFDIGFDLKPDRVEN; translated from the coding sequence GTGCCCCGATACTATTTCAATTTCAGCGATGGCCGTCGCTGGTTCACCGACGATGTCGGCCAGGATTTCGGCGGGCTCGCCGCCGCGCGCAGCCATGCCGTGCGCCAGGTGCGCGAACTCAAGGCCGCCATGTGCGACCCCGGTATCCAGGATCTCACCGGCTGGACCATGCAGGTGGTCGATGGCGACGGCCGGACGGTTTTCGACATCGGCTTCGACCTGAAACCCGACCGAGTCGAGAACTGA
- a CDS encoding winged helix-turn-helix transcriptional regulator, with protein MTVQNTQEGTISIPGTLHVAEDCRAVSEVLARVGDKWTVLVVSTLGDGPRRFNELRRALGSISQRMLTLTLRGLERDGLVSRTVFPTIPPRVDYELTALGRSLLEPVLGLGLWARQNRSAIQQARERFDANVTPRPAATMPSGRHLTPALDR; from the coding sequence ATGACTGTTCAAAACACTCAAGAAGGCACAATTTCCATACCCGGTACCCTTCATGTGGCCGAGGACTGCCGTGCCGTCAGCGAGGTGCTGGCCAGGGTCGGCGATAAGTGGACGGTCCTCGTCGTTTCCACCCTCGGGGACGGGCCCAGGCGTTTCAACGAGCTGCGCCGGGCCCTGGGCTCGATCTCTCAGCGGATGTTGACGCTGACGCTGCGCGGGCTTGAGCGCGACGGGCTGGTGTCGCGCACCGTGTTTCCGACAATTCCGCCGCGGGTGGACTACGAATTGACCGCGCTGGGCCGCTCGCTGCTCGAGCCGGTATTGGGGCTCGGCCTGTGGGCGCGCCAGAATCGTTCGGCCATTCAGCAGGCCCGGGAGCGCTTTGACGCGAATGTCACCCCCCGACCGGCCGCGACAATGCCATCCGGGCGTCATCTTACCCCCGCACTAGACCGCTAA
- a CDS encoding NADPH-dependent FMN reductase translates to MAKLKLGLIVGSNRKESINRNLALALAKLGGDAFEAKLIQIDDLPMYNQDHEQPVPAPVARFKNEVEASDALLFVSPEHSRSIPAVLKNAIDWGARPWGKTSWPNKPAAVTGASGGVISTAVVQQHLRAVLGDQGLHLLGGEAYILYKPELIDADHNVTDASVRDFLKALMDRFAVFAGKLAKA, encoded by the coding sequence ATGGCTAAGCTTAAACTGGGGCTCATCGTCGGTTCGAACCGCAAGGAGTCCATCAACCGTAATCTCGCGCTGGCGCTGGCCAAGCTCGGTGGCGATGCGTTCGAAGCCAAGCTCATCCAGATCGACGACCTGCCGATGTACAATCAGGACCACGAGCAGCCGGTGCCCGCGCCGGTCGCTCGGTTCAAGAATGAGGTCGAAGCGTCCGACGCGCTGCTGTTCGTATCGCCCGAACACAGCCGCTCCATTCCGGCCGTCCTCAAGAATGCCATCGACTGGGGTGCGCGGCCCTGGGGCAAAACCTCCTGGCCCAACAAACCCGCGGCGGTAACCGGTGCCTCCGGGGGCGTAATTTCGACGGCCGTCGTACAACAGCACCTCCGCGCCGTCCTCGGCGACCAGGGCCTGCACCTCCTCGGCGGCGAGGCGTATATTTTATACAAACCCGAACTGATCGACGCCGACCACAACGTTACCGACGCCAGCGTGCGCGACTTCCTCAAGGCACTGATGGACCGCTTCGCGGTCTTCGCCGGAAAGTTGGCCAAGGCATAA